A portion of the Brachionichthys hirsutus isolate HB-005 chromosome 6, CSIRO-AGI_Bhir_v1, whole genome shotgun sequence genome contains these proteins:
- the rom1b gene encoding rod outer segment membrane protein 1b, which translates to MVLLKMKFNQQRRVRLAQGLWLLSWLAVMSGTFVFCLGVYLKTELVRRAEVMDNTEIHVVPNILMMVGLASIGTNWVASRVCQDSLDASRFPRWKVLLLAWFAVAALICCLLLAVVVLSYALQGRLEESLKVGLRNGIRFYKDTDVPGRCFQKETIDRLQMEFRCCGNSNFKDWFEVQWVNNRYLDFTAKDVKDRVRSNVDSRYLLDGVPFSCCNPASPRPCLQYHLTDNNAHYSYDFHSEELNLHHRGCRQALTDYYMDLMNSTGPGVLSVILIQVSVLLSMRYLQTAIEGAMALESPEGDSEGYLLEKGVKETFEDLKAQVLVMLKFDQAEAKAADVCPEAAEAEKGADNAAEKAASPPPPS; encoded by the exons ATGGTGCTGTTGAAGATGAAGTTCAACCAGCAGCGGCGGGTGCGTCTGGCCCAAGGCTTATGGCTGCTGTCGTGGCTGGCAGTGATGAGTGGGACCTTCGTCTTTTGTCTGGGGGTTTACCTTAAGACAGAGCTGGTCCGAAGGGCCGAG GTGATGGACAACACAGAGATCCATGTGGTGCCCAACATCCTGATGATGGTTGGCCTGGCCTCCATTGGCACTAACTGGGTTGCCAGTCGTGTGTGTCAGGACTCCCTGGACGCAAGTCGCTTCCCACGCTGGAAAGTTCTCCTGCTGGCTTGGTTTGCTGTGGCTGCGTTGATCTGTTGCCTGCTCCTTGCTGTTGTTGTGCTCAGCTATGCCCTTCAAGGACGCCTCGAAGAGTCCCTGAAG GTGGGCCTGAGGAATGGCATTCGCTTCTACAAGGACACCGACGTTCCAGGCCGCTGTTTCCAGAAGGAGACGATCGATCGTCTCCAGATGGAGTTTCGTTGTTGTGGAAACAGCAATTTCAAGGATTGGTTTGAAGTGCAGTGGGTCAACAACAGATACCTGGACTTCACTGCCAAAGATGTCAAGGA CCGCGTCCGGAGTAACGTGGATAGTCGTTACCTGTTGGATGGCGTTCCTTTCAGCTGCTGCAACCCCGCCTCCCCCCGCCCCTGTCTGCAGTACCACCTGACTGACAACAATGCCCACTACAGCTATGACTTCCATTCGGAAGAGCTCAACCTGCACCACCGCGGCTGTCGGCAGGCTCTCACCGACTACTACATGGATTTGATGAATTCAACAGGTCCTGGTGTGCTGTCAGTCATCTTGATTCAG GTATCAGTACTTCTGAGCATGCGCTATTTGCAGACGGCTATAGAAGGAGCCATGGCCCTGGAGAGCCCAGAAGGAGACAGTGAAGGTTATCTTCTGGAGAAAGGCGTGAAGGAAACCTTCGAAGACCTCAAAGCCCAAGTTCTCGTCATGCTTAAGTTCGATCAGGCTGAAGCCAAGGCTGCTGACGTGTGCCCTGAGGCTGCAGAGGCAGAGAAGGGCGCTGATAATGCAGCAGAGAAAGCTgcttcccctcctccccccagctaG
- the si:ch211-276i12.4 gene encoding uncharacterized protein si:ch211-276i12.4 — translation MAVLENFNASCLIKELLEKHVSPAEAIQKFMTTPATLNLPATSPQTASQCHAPKMEEAAPDWSKLEACPLQVTAIIPFKQEALTAQNDCVSGQEKSSQSPPHPVADISTALFKNMAARYAISPQPLHPQSQQWSLFGANHTDAPPNLQQAYMTGDNLSGKRGEKATLSEEDSVDMTSVSAQKILDEFLRQLQPHQEVIRVQEQRSGQEGVDEVEHMGKIAD, via the exons ATGGCGGTGCTGGAGAACTTCAAC GCGTCGTGCTTGATCAAGGAATTATTGGAGAAGCACGTCAGTCCGGCTGAGGCCATACAGAAGTTTATGACGACTCCTGCAACACTTAACCTTCCTGCTACCTCGCCACAAACAGCCAGCCAATGCCATGCTCCTAAAATGGAGGAAGCAGCACCTGATTGGTCAAAATTGGAGGCATGCCCGCTGCAGGTAACAGCCATTATCCCATTTAAACAGGAGGCGCTGACAGCGCAAAATGACTGTGTCTCAGGCCAGGAGAAGTCCAGCCAAAGTCCACCTCACCCAGTCGCTGATATCAGCACCGCACTTTTCAAGAATATGGCTGCCAGGTATGCCATCAGTCCACAACCTCTGCATCCCCAAAGCCAACAATGGTCTCTGTTTGGTGCTAATCACACTGATGCCCCCCCAAACCTCCAGCAAGCCTACATGACTGGTGACAACTTGAGTGGGAAGAGGGGCGAAAAGGCAACGCTTTCAGAGGAGGACTCTGTAGACATGACATCAGTGTCAGCCCAAAAGATCCTCGATGAATTCTTGCGGCAGCTGCAGCCTCATCAGGAAGTTATTCGTGTGCAGGAGCAGCGGAGTGGGCAGGAGGGCGTGGATGAAGTGGAACATATGGGAAAGATAGCAGACTGA